A stretch of Gadus chalcogrammus isolate NIFS_2021 chromosome 9, NIFS_Gcha_1.0, whole genome shotgun sequence DNA encodes these proteins:
- the roraa gene encoding nuclear receptor ROR-alpha A isoform X2: protein MMYFVISAMKAQIEIIPCKICGDKSSGIHYGVITCEGCKGFFRRSQQSNAAYSCPRQKNCLIDRTSRNRCQHCRLQKCLAVGMSRDAVKFGRMSKKQRDSLYAEVQKHRLQQQQQREHQQQPGEAEPLTPTYGLSANGLTELHDDLSGYMDGHTPDGSKQDSAVSSFYLDIQPSPDQSGLDINGIKPEPICDFAPGSGFFPYCSFTSGDTSPTVSMAELEHLAQNISKSHMETCQYLREELQQMTWQAFLQEEIENYQNKPREVMWQLCAIKITEAIQYVVEFAKRIDGFMELCQNDQIVLLKAGSLEVVFVRMCRAFDSQNNTVYFDGKYAGPDLFKSLGCDDLISSVFEFGKNLCSMHLSEDEIALFSAFVLMSADRSWLQEKVKVEKLQQKIQLALQHVLQKNHREDGILTKLICKVSTLRALCSRHTEKLTAFKAIYPDIVRAHFPPLYKELFGSDFEQSLPVDG, encoded by the exons cTCAAATCGAAATAATTCCCTGCAAGATCTGTGGAGACAAATCATCAGGCATCCACTACGGCGTGATAACATGTGAGGGCTGTAAG GGCTTCTTCAGGAGGAGTCAGCAGAGCAACGCGGCGTACTCCTGCCCGCGTCAGAAGAACTGCCTGATCGACCGGACCAGCCGCAACCGCTGCCAGCACTGCCGGCTGCAGAAGTGTCTGGCGGTGGGCATGTCACGAGATG CGGTGAAGTTCGGCCGCATGTCCAAGAAGCAGCGCGACAGCCTGTACGCCGAGGTCCAGAAGCACcggctacagcagcagcagcagcgggaaCACCAGCAGCAGCCGGGCGAGGCCGAGCCGCTCACGCCCACCTACGGCCTCTCGGCCAACGGCCTGACGGAGCTCCACGACGACCTCAGCGGCTACATGGATGGCCACACCCCCGACGGCAGCAAGCAGGACTCGGCCGTCAGCAGCTTCTACCTGGACATCCAGCCGTCCCCCGACCAGTCCGGGCTGGACATCAACGGCATCAAGCCCGAGCCCATCTGCGACTTCGCCCCGGGTTCGGGGTTCTTCCCCTACTGCTCCTTCACCAGCGGAGACACCTCCCCCACCGTGTCCATGGCTGAGCTAG AGCACTTGGCCCAAAACATCTCCAAGTCGCACATGGAGACGTGTCAGTACCTGAGAGAGGAGCTGCAGCAGATGACCTGGCAGGCGTTCCTTCAGGAAGAGATCGAGAACTACCAGAACAAG CCCAGGGAAGTCATGTGGCAGCTGTGCGCCATCAAAATAACGGAGGCCATTCAGTACGTGGTGGAGTTCGCCAAGCGCATCGACGGCTTCATGGAGCTGTGTCAGAACGATCAGATAGTGCTGCTGAAAGCAG GCTCTCTGGAAGTTGTGTTTGTCAGAATGTGCCGTGCCTTCGACTCACAAAACAACACAGTCTACTTTGATGGGAAGTACGCCGGACCTGATTTGTTCAAGTCATTAG GCTGTGACGACTTGATCAGCTCCGTCTTCGAGTTTGGGAAGAACTTGTGTTCTATGCACCTGTCTGAGGATGAGATCGCCCTGTTCTCCGCGTTCGTCTTGATGTCTGCCG ACCGGTCCTGGCTCCAGgagaaggtgaaggtggagaagCTCCAGCAGAAGATCCAACTGGCTCTCCAGCACGTCCTCCAGAAGAACCACAGAGAAGATGGCATTCTCACAAAG ttGATATGCAAAGTATCGACGCTGCGTGCACTGTGCAGCAGGCATACAGAGAAGCTAACGGCTTTCAAAGCAATATACCCAGACATTGTCCGCGCCCACTTCCCCCCCTTATACAAGGAGCTGTTCGGGTCGGACTTTGAGCAATCCCTGCCCGTGGACGGGTAG